Proteins from a genomic interval of Oncorhynchus clarkii lewisi isolate Uvic-CL-2024 chromosome 13, UVic_Ocla_1.0, whole genome shotgun sequence:
- the LOC139364618 gene encoding F-box/LRR-repeat protein 19-like isoform X1, producing the protein MSGSKALGGARRRRTRCRRCQACMRTECGECHFCKDMKKFGGPGRMKQSCLLRQCTAPVLPHTAVCFSCGEAGKEDTVDTEEEKFSLSLMECTICNEIIHPSCLKMGKAEGIINDEIPNCWECPKCHKEGKTSKDGGDGSGKRRMDNGEVGRWKLTDDPPPTKKKPPSLEDGGRQDGHKRKKEKELPQDSGPKKKMKGAHEKRLKKKQKPNVSETAESNGPNSSTGGSQGSGGGSNTTQSPTSTASQDQRSHHREKLERFKRMCQLLERVRESSSSSSSSSESDSESDSDSPSGSDGRRGSEPSSPVPVAYSNSARERNRERDRERDRRLAELGFSASEDSEGSVKEEEEEDAVEEQVVGDKPRRRGEGPPRGRKGLTTDGNDEESGERSRKSTPLPPPSPLSSTQPPPSSGHGPSPGSEGFSGKRSNGSETRNGRTRAGVRDRETQEKENANNSGGSVANHRYGTGKGNKGNKIRNNKQTGSQPTSRNSSNSSASTATTTSNGGGGGLLGPGSNSSGGMSALAASPRSQPSRMAPRSQMMKRSPPAVPSPPRPVQMERHLVRPPPACPEPHCLPLDTGSSHVMPRDVWLRVFQHLSQRELCVCMRVCRTWSRWCCDKRLWTQIDLSRQRSITPPMLSGIIRRQPVSLNLSYTNISKKQLMWLINRLQGLLELNVSGCPWSSVSALCQAACPCLRLLDLSRVEDMKDSHLRELLAPPTDTRTAHGESRGGRFQNVTELRLAGLDLTDVTSRLLVRYLPHLTKLDLSQCGNITDQTIHTLTSPMSPLKDSLAHLNLAGCVKVTEQCLPLLRRCASLQSADLRSCTLLTPDVCQLLSFPCPDDRVLLKNS; encoded by the exons ATGTCAGGCAGTAAGGCTCTGGGAGGGGCACGGCGGCGGCGGACGCGGTGCCGGCGCTGTCAGGCCTGCATGCGGACCGAGTGCGGCGAGTGCCACTTCTGCAAGGACATGAAAAAATTTGGCGGGCCTGGAAGGATGAAGCAGTCCTGTCTGCTCCGACAGTGCACAGCG CCTGTGTTGCCCCACACAGCGGTGTGCTTCTCGTGTggggaggcagggaaggaggaCACAGTGGACACAGAAGAAGAGAAGTTTAGCCTCTCTCTGATGGAGTGTACCATCTGCAACGAGATCATCCACCCCAGCTGCCTCAAG ATGGGTAAAGCAGAAGGTATCATAAACGATGAAATCCCGAATTGTTGGGAGTGTCCAAAATGCCACAAGGAAGGCAAGACCAGTAAG GACGGGGGTGATGGTTCAGGGAAGAGGCGGATGGACAACGGGGAGGTGGGCCGATGGAAGCTAACAGACGATCCTCCGCCCACCAAAAAGAAACCCCCCTCTTTAGAAGACGGGGGGCGGCAGGACGGTCAcaagaggaagaaggagaaggagctTCCCCAGGACAGCGGCCCCAAAAAGAAG ATGAAAGGGGCACATGAAAAACGCTTGAAAAAG AAACAGAAGCCTAACGTGTCAGAGACTGCAGAGTCCAATGGGCCCAACTCCTCCACCGGAGGCAGCCAGGGTTCCGGAGGGGGTTCCAACACCACGCAGTCCCCCACCTCCACGGCCAGCCAGGACCAGCGCTCGCACCACCGCGAGAAATTGGAGCGCTTCAAGCGCATGTGTCAACTCCTTGAGCGTGTCCGCGAGTCCAGCTCATCGAGCTCGTCTAGTTCCGAGTCTGACTCGGAGTCCGACTCTGACTCGCCTTCCGGTTCAGATGGCCGTCGCGGCTCTGAACCCTCCTCCCCCGTACCCGTCGCTTATAGCAACAGTGCGAGGGAGCGCAACCGGGAacgggacagggagagggacaggaggcTGGCGGAGCTGGGCTTCAGTGCCAGTGAGGACTCTGAGGGAAGTGttaaggaggaggaagaggaggatgcgGTGGAGGAGCAGGTTGTGGGAGACAAGCCTCGGCGTAGGGGGGAGGGACCTCCACGGGGCCGCAAGGGGCTCACGACGGACGGGAATGACGAGGAGAGCGGGGAGAGGAGTCGGAAGTCTACCCCAttgcctccaccctcccctctctcctccactcagcCTCCACCTTCGTCCGGCCACGGTCCCTCGCCAGGTTCCGAGGGCTTCTCCGGTAAGCGCAGCAATGGCTCCGAGACGCGCAATGGACGGACACGGGCAGGGGTGAGGGACCGGGAGACTCAGGAGAAGGAGAACGCCAACAATAGCGGCGGCTCGGTGGCCAACCACCGATACGGAACTGGCAAAGGCAACAAGGGCAACAAGATCCGTAACAACAAGCAAACAGGGTCCCAACCAACGTCGAGGAACAGTAGCAACTCTTCCGCTTCTACTGCCACTACCACATCcaacgggggagggggggggctgcTGGGCCCAGGCAGCAACTCCTCAGGGGGCATGTCAGCCCTCGCCGCCTCACCCCGGTCACAGCCTTCCCGGATGGCTCCACGCTCGCAGATGATGAAACGCAGCCCCCCTGCTGTGCCCTCACCTCCCCGGCCTGTTCAGATGGAGCGGCACTTGGTTCGGCCACCGCCCGCCTGTCCCGAGCCCCACTGCTTGCCCCTGGACACCGGCTCCTCCCACGTGATGCCCCGCGACGTCTGGCTCCGCGTCTTCCAGCACCTCAGCCAGAGGGAGCTGTGCGTCTGCATGAGGGTCTGTCGGACATGGAGCCGGTG gTGCTGTGATAAGAGATTGTGGACTCAGATTGACCTCAGCCGGCAGCGCTCCATCACCCCTCCTATGCTAAGTGGTATAATCCGCAGGCAACCAGTCTCCCTTAACCTGAGCTATACCAACATCTCGAAGAAGCAGCTCATGTGGCTCATCAACCGTCTACAAG gtctactggagctgaatgtgtCGGGCTGTCCCTGGTCCTCTGTGTCGGCCCTGTGTCAGGCTGCTTGTCCCTGCCTGCGTCTGCTCGACCTCAGCCGGGTAGAAGACATGAAGGACTCGCACCTGAGGGAGCTACTGGCGCCCCCTACTGACACTCGGACAG CtcatggagagagcagaggggggaggtTCCAGAACGTAACGGAGCTTCGATTGGCCGGGCTGGACTTGACAGATGTCACGTCCCGCCTCTTGGTGCGCTACCTGCCCCACTTGACCAAGCTGGACCTGAGTCAGTGTGGCAACATCACGGACCAGACTATCCACACACTGACCTCCCCCATGTCTCCACTGAAGGACAGCCTCGCCCACCTCAACCTGGCAG GCTGTGTGAAGGTGACGGAGCAGTGCCTGCCCCTGTTGCGCCGCTGTGCCTCCCTACAGAGCGCTGACCTGCGCTCCTGCACCTTGCTCACCCCCGATGTCTGTCAGCTCCTCTCCTTCCCTTGCCCTGACGATAGAGTGCTGCTCAAGAACAGCTAA
- the LOC139364618 gene encoding F-box/LRR-repeat protein 19-like isoform X2: MSGSKALGGARRRRTRCRRCQACMRTECGECHFCKDMKKFGGPGRMKQSCLLRQCTAPVLPHTAVCFSCGEAGKEDTVDTEEEKFSLSLMECTICNEIIHPSCLKMGKAEGIINDEIPNCWECPKCHKEGKTSKDGGDGSGKRRMDNGEVGRWKLTDDPPPTKKKPPSLEDGGRQDGHKRKKEKELPQDSGPKKKKQKPNVSETAESNGPNSSTGGSQGSGGGSNTTQSPTSTASQDQRSHHREKLERFKRMCQLLERVRESSSSSSSSSESDSESDSDSPSGSDGRRGSEPSSPVPVAYSNSARERNRERDRERDRRLAELGFSASEDSEGSVKEEEEEDAVEEQVVGDKPRRRGEGPPRGRKGLTTDGNDEESGERSRKSTPLPPPSPLSSTQPPPSSGHGPSPGSEGFSGKRSNGSETRNGRTRAGVRDRETQEKENANNSGGSVANHRYGTGKGNKGNKIRNNKQTGSQPTSRNSSNSSASTATTTSNGGGGGLLGPGSNSSGGMSALAASPRSQPSRMAPRSQMMKRSPPAVPSPPRPVQMERHLVRPPPACPEPHCLPLDTGSSHVMPRDVWLRVFQHLSQRELCVCMRVCRTWSRWCCDKRLWTQIDLSRQRSITPPMLSGIIRRQPVSLNLSYTNISKKQLMWLINRLQGLLELNVSGCPWSSVSALCQAACPCLRLLDLSRVEDMKDSHLRELLAPPTDTRTAHGESRGGRFQNVTELRLAGLDLTDVTSRLLVRYLPHLTKLDLSQCGNITDQTIHTLTSPMSPLKDSLAHLNLAGCVKVTEQCLPLLRRCASLQSADLRSCTLLTPDVCQLLSFPCPDDRVLLKNS; encoded by the exons ATGTCAGGCAGTAAGGCTCTGGGAGGGGCACGGCGGCGGCGGACGCGGTGCCGGCGCTGTCAGGCCTGCATGCGGACCGAGTGCGGCGAGTGCCACTTCTGCAAGGACATGAAAAAATTTGGCGGGCCTGGAAGGATGAAGCAGTCCTGTCTGCTCCGACAGTGCACAGCG CCTGTGTTGCCCCACACAGCGGTGTGCTTCTCGTGTggggaggcagggaaggaggaCACAGTGGACACAGAAGAAGAGAAGTTTAGCCTCTCTCTGATGGAGTGTACCATCTGCAACGAGATCATCCACCCCAGCTGCCTCAAG ATGGGTAAAGCAGAAGGTATCATAAACGATGAAATCCCGAATTGTTGGGAGTGTCCAAAATGCCACAAGGAAGGCAAGACCAGTAAG GACGGGGGTGATGGTTCAGGGAAGAGGCGGATGGACAACGGGGAGGTGGGCCGATGGAAGCTAACAGACGATCCTCCGCCCACCAAAAAGAAACCCCCCTCTTTAGAAGACGGGGGGCGGCAGGACGGTCAcaagaggaagaaggagaaggagctTCCCCAGGACAGCGGCCCCAAAAAGAAG AAACAGAAGCCTAACGTGTCAGAGACTGCAGAGTCCAATGGGCCCAACTCCTCCACCGGAGGCAGCCAGGGTTCCGGAGGGGGTTCCAACACCACGCAGTCCCCCACCTCCACGGCCAGCCAGGACCAGCGCTCGCACCACCGCGAGAAATTGGAGCGCTTCAAGCGCATGTGTCAACTCCTTGAGCGTGTCCGCGAGTCCAGCTCATCGAGCTCGTCTAGTTCCGAGTCTGACTCGGAGTCCGACTCTGACTCGCCTTCCGGTTCAGATGGCCGTCGCGGCTCTGAACCCTCCTCCCCCGTACCCGTCGCTTATAGCAACAGTGCGAGGGAGCGCAACCGGGAacgggacagggagagggacaggaggcTGGCGGAGCTGGGCTTCAGTGCCAGTGAGGACTCTGAGGGAAGTGttaaggaggaggaagaggaggatgcgGTGGAGGAGCAGGTTGTGGGAGACAAGCCTCGGCGTAGGGGGGAGGGACCTCCACGGGGCCGCAAGGGGCTCACGACGGACGGGAATGACGAGGAGAGCGGGGAGAGGAGTCGGAAGTCTACCCCAttgcctccaccctcccctctctcctccactcagcCTCCACCTTCGTCCGGCCACGGTCCCTCGCCAGGTTCCGAGGGCTTCTCCGGTAAGCGCAGCAATGGCTCCGAGACGCGCAATGGACGGACACGGGCAGGGGTGAGGGACCGGGAGACTCAGGAGAAGGAGAACGCCAACAATAGCGGCGGCTCGGTGGCCAACCACCGATACGGAACTGGCAAAGGCAACAAGGGCAACAAGATCCGTAACAACAAGCAAACAGGGTCCCAACCAACGTCGAGGAACAGTAGCAACTCTTCCGCTTCTACTGCCACTACCACATCcaacgggggagggggggggctgcTGGGCCCAGGCAGCAACTCCTCAGGGGGCATGTCAGCCCTCGCCGCCTCACCCCGGTCACAGCCTTCCCGGATGGCTCCACGCTCGCAGATGATGAAACGCAGCCCCCCTGCTGTGCCCTCACCTCCCCGGCCTGTTCAGATGGAGCGGCACTTGGTTCGGCCACCGCCCGCCTGTCCCGAGCCCCACTGCTTGCCCCTGGACACCGGCTCCTCCCACGTGATGCCCCGCGACGTCTGGCTCCGCGTCTTCCAGCACCTCAGCCAGAGGGAGCTGTGCGTCTGCATGAGGGTCTGTCGGACATGGAGCCGGTG gTGCTGTGATAAGAGATTGTGGACTCAGATTGACCTCAGCCGGCAGCGCTCCATCACCCCTCCTATGCTAAGTGGTATAATCCGCAGGCAACCAGTCTCCCTTAACCTGAGCTATACCAACATCTCGAAGAAGCAGCTCATGTGGCTCATCAACCGTCTACAAG gtctactggagctgaatgtgtCGGGCTGTCCCTGGTCCTCTGTGTCGGCCCTGTGTCAGGCTGCTTGTCCCTGCCTGCGTCTGCTCGACCTCAGCCGGGTAGAAGACATGAAGGACTCGCACCTGAGGGAGCTACTGGCGCCCCCTACTGACACTCGGACAG CtcatggagagagcagaggggggaggtTCCAGAACGTAACGGAGCTTCGATTGGCCGGGCTGGACTTGACAGATGTCACGTCCCGCCTCTTGGTGCGCTACCTGCCCCACTTGACCAAGCTGGACCTGAGTCAGTGTGGCAACATCACGGACCAGACTATCCACACACTGACCTCCCCCATGTCTCCACTGAAGGACAGCCTCGCCCACCTCAACCTGGCAG GCTGTGTGAAGGTGACGGAGCAGTGCCTGCCCCTGTTGCGCCGCTGTGCCTCCCTACAGAGCGCTGACCTGCGCTCCTGCACCTTGCTCACCCCCGATGTCTGTCAGCTCCTCTCCTTCCCTTGCCCTGACGATAGAGTGCTGCTCAAGAACAGCTAA